The following coding sequences are from one Limnobacter sp. SAORIC-580 window:
- a CDS encoding DMT family protein yields the protein MPAVPVTIVMLLISNIFMTFAWYAHLKDMSQKPWIIAALISWGIALFEYLFQVPANRIGYTVLSVGQLKVMQEIITLTVFVPFAVFYMKEPLKLDYLWAGLCLVGAAYFIFRDKL from the coding sequence ATGCCCGCTGTTCCGGTCACCATTGTCATGCTGTTGATCAGCAATATTTTCATGACCTTTGCATGGTATGCCCATTTGAAAGACATGAGCCAGAAGCCGTGGATTATTGCAGCCCTGATCAGTTGGGGTATTGCACTGTTTGAGTACCTGTTCCAGGTGCCCGCCAACAGAATTGGGTACACCGTGTTGTCGGTTGGGCAGTTGAAGGTGATGCAGGAAATCATCACGCTGACGGTGTTTGTGCCGTTTGCGGTTTTCTACATGAAAGAGCCGCTGAAGCTGGATTACTTGTGGGCTGGTTTGTGCCTGGTGGGGGCCGCTTACTTTATTTTTCGCGACAAGCTATAA
- a CDS encoding DUF547 domain-containing protein — MLKFLKTLLLVLALSLGKTSFAADFDHSYTAWNSLLAKHVKWLPDNKQTAVDYAGFQKDRQALKTVLNDWSSVSQADFNGFSKNQQMAFLINAYNGFTIELILTKYPKIKSIKEIGGVFSSPWKQEFFTLLGEKRHLDWIEHEQLRPKYKEPRVHAAVNCASIGCPALRNEAFTATKLNAQLDDGMRRFLSDPSRNRVKNGELQVSPIFKWFAEDFEKGHQGFKEVKDVFAKWAKDMGPTPEIVDRIASKSLPVAYTEYDWSLNDIQR; from the coding sequence ATGCTTAAATTTCTGAAAACATTGTTGCTGGTTCTCGCCTTGTCTTTGGGCAAGACCAGTTTTGCTGCCGATTTTGACCACAGCTACACCGCGTGGAACAGCCTGCTGGCCAAGCATGTGAAGTGGTTACCCGACAACAAGCAAACCGCCGTGGATTACGCCGGCTTTCAAAAAGACCGGCAGGCATTGAAAACAGTGTTGAATGATTGGTCTTCGGTTAGTCAAGCCGATTTCAATGGCTTTTCGAAAAACCAGCAAATGGCATTTTTAATCAATGCCTACAACGGTTTCACCATCGAATTGATTTTGACGAAATATCCAAAAATCAAATCCATCAAGGAAATTGGTGGCGTGTTCAGCAGCCCCTGGAAACAGGAATTTTTTACCCTGTTGGGTGAAAAACGCCATCTCGACTGGATTGAACACGAGCAACTACGCCCCAAATACAAAGAGCCACGAGTTCACGCCGCAGTAAACTGTGCCAGCATTGGTTGCCCTGCCTTGCGCAACGAAGCATTTACCGCCACAAAACTGAATGCCCAGCTGGACGACGGCATGCGCCGCTTTTTAAGTGACCCGAGTCGCAATCGGGTCAAGAACGGCGAGTTGCAGGTTAGTCCAATTTTCAAATGGTTTGCTGAAGACTTTGAAAAGGGCCACCAGGGTTTCAAAGAAGTGAAGGATGTATTTGCAAAATGGGCAAAAGACATGGGCCCCACGCCAGAAATAGTCGATAGAATCGCATCCAAATCATTGCCAGTTGCGTATACAGAGTACGACTGGTCGCTCAACGACATCCAACGCTAA
- a CDS encoding calcium/sodium antiporter — translation MLIDVLLFVAGLVLLVLGANVLVRGASNLAFSFGISPLVVGLTVVAFGTSAPEVAVSVGAALAGTTDIAIGNVVGSNIFNVLFILGLSAMITPLVVNLQLIRQEVPIMIGASVLLLLLSLDGQLSWSDGGILVVLMVAYTAFLVIQSRSQVKATQTEFDEELHPAEQGSWDSKLPVQLALIVLGLGLLVLGSEWLVGSAVVFAKAMGVSDVVIALTIVSAGTSMPEVATSIAAALKGERDIAVGNVVGSCTFNIFACLGISSLVAAPAGLQVASSLLAFDMWVMLAVAFACLPIFLTGREIARWEGGVFLAYYTAYVVYLILDAQGHDALDLYSNTMLSFVVPITVITLVVSLLHRKGGEGNSNA, via the coding sequence ATGTTGATTGATGTGTTGCTGTTTGTGGCAGGGCTGGTGTTGCTGGTGTTGGGGGCCAATGTACTGGTGCGTGGTGCATCCAACCTGGCCTTTTCATTTGGTATTTCACCCTTGGTGGTGGGTTTGACCGTGGTTGCTTTCGGCACCAGCGCGCCCGAGGTGGCCGTGTCGGTTGGCGCGGCGCTGGCGGGTACCACCGACATTGCGATTGGCAACGTGGTGGGCAGCAATATTTTCAATGTGCTGTTTATTTTGGGTTTAAGCGCCATGATCACACCTTTGGTGGTGAATCTTCAGCTGATTCGCCAGGAAGTACCAATCATGATTGGTGCATCGGTGTTGTTGCTTTTGTTGAGCCTGGACGGGCAGTTGTCGTGGAGCGATGGTGGCATTCTTGTGGTGCTCATGGTGGCTTACACCGCTTTTCTGGTTATTCAATCCCGCTCGCAAGTTAAAGCCACGCAAACCGAATTTGATGAAGAATTGCACCCGGCTGAGCAAGGCAGTTGGGATTCCAAATTGCCAGTGCAGTTGGCCTTGATTGTATTGGGTTTGGGTTTGCTGGTGTTGGGTTCGGAGTGGTTGGTCGGCTCAGCCGTGGTGTTCGCCAAGGCCATGGGTGTGAGCGATGTGGTTATTGCGCTGACGATCGTGTCTGCTGGTACCTCGATGCCCGAAGTAGCCACATCAATTGCGGCAGCGCTCAAGGGCGAGCGCGATATTGCGGTGGGTAATGTGGTGGGCAGTTGCACTTTCAATATCTTTGCCTGCCTGGGTATTTCAAGTCTGGTCGCAGCTCCGGCGGGTTTACAGGTCGCGTCTTCTTTGCTCGCGTTTGACATGTGGGTGATGTTGGCAGTGGCTTTTGCCTGTCTGCCAATTTTTCTCACCGGGCGAGAAATTGCACGTTGGGAGGGGGGTGTGTTTTTGGCCTATTACACCGCGTATGTGGTGTATCTGATTCTGGATGCACAGGGGCATGATGCACTCGATTTGTATTCAAACACCATGTTGAGTTTTGTCGTGCCGATCACGGTGATCACCTTGGTGGTCAGTTTGTTGCATAGAAAAGGCGGGGAGGGAAATTCAAACGCTTGA
- a CDS encoding putative selenate ABC transporter substrate-binding protein produces the protein MKSSAISISRRLFSVAAIALAAGFSVSAHAEQVLRVTTIPEEAATEQIRKFEPLAAYLSKAVGMKVEFTPVSDYPAAVEALVNKKVDLVWFGGFTHVQANLRSNGKVIPIAQRVEDTKFQSVFIAKTDSGIKTLQDMKGKQVSFGSQSSTSGHLMPRSFLLDAGLEPEKAFKRVAYSGAHDATIASVVSGKVDAAALDITVWKKFVNENKVDTKAVDVFYTTPPYFNYNWTVHQDMPADLRKKIQKALFDLDPAVPEHAEILKLNRATRYVDTKPENYKGLESAARSAGLL, from the coding sequence ATGAAAAGTTCAGCAATCTCCATTTCACGTCGTCTCTTCTCTGTGGCAGCCATTGCGCTGGCCGCTGGCTTTTCGGTGTCTGCGCACGCAGAACAGGTCTTGAGAGTCACCACCATTCCTGAAGAGGCGGCAACCGAGCAAATCCGCAAATTCGAACCACTGGCCGCTTATTTGTCCAAAGCTGTGGGCATGAAAGTCGAATTCACACCAGTAAGCGACTACCCAGCCGCGGTTGAAGCCTTGGTGAACAAGAAAGTGGACCTCGTCTGGTTTGGCGGCTTTACCCATGTACAGGCCAACTTGCGTTCCAACGGCAAGGTTATTCCGATTGCGCAACGCGTAGAAGACACCAAGTTTCAGTCTGTGTTTATTGCCAAAACCGATTCAGGCATCAAAACCCTGCAAGACATGAAAGGCAAACAAGTTTCATTTGGCTCACAGAGCAGCACCTCCGGCCACTTGATGCCACGCAGCTTCCTGCTTGATGCAGGCCTGGAGCCAGAAAAGGCGTTCAAGCGTGTGGCGTATTCTGGTGCACACGATGCCACCATCGCATCAGTGGTTAGCGGCAAAGTAGATGCCGCCGCACTCGACATCACCGTGTGGAAAAAGTTTGTGAACGAAAACAAGGTAGACACCAAAGCTGTAGACGTGTTCTATACCACCCCTCCCTACTTCAACTACAACTGGACGGTGCATCAGGACATGCCTGCAGACCTTCGCAAGAAGATTCAAAAGGCCCTGTTTGACCTGGACCCGGCAGTGCCTGAGCATGCTGAAATCCTGAAGTTGAACCGTGCCACACGGTATGTTGACACCAAGCCTGAAAACTACAAAGGTTTGGAAAGCGCCGCTCGCAGCGCTGGCTTGTTATAA
- a CDS encoding glycosyltransferase family 2 protein: MPSVFALFAFVLLVVGGYGYINQPAQEPPWNQVIPGFAFSPYQAGQSPIDNIEPKLEDINRDLSLLAGKTLAIRTYTVAGIFGEIPALAKAHNINVALGAWLSPDLQANEKELERLLSVAHSPPYNVVRLIVGNEALLREDLNLKQMTAYLDQVRAETDIPVSTAEPWHVWLKNPELAEHVDYLAVHLLPFWEGIALDDAVNFSINTYKRLQLAFPDKPIVVTEVGWPSNGRSIKQADASQANQAKFLRRFIQRAEQEDIVFYVMEAFDQPWKSDIEGSVGGHWGVFDSFREAKFEPDRPIIAIPQWKLLAAASIVVALMMTFLLLIDSKTLRDSGRTFLIFNAFVISSLIIYVIYDFTLQYHTWASVAISVFLLLGVVGVFVIVMSEAHEWAEAMWYSSRRRLLTLPKRGEAETALAKGHQPFVSIHVPAYEEPPEMLIDTLNALARLDYPNFEVIVVDNNTKDETTWRPVQAHCQQLDQQSGKRFRFFHVSPLSGYKAGALNYALERTCPQAEVVAVIDADYKVLPHWLKDLAPEFEKPEIAIVQAPQDYRDGVDSAFKSVCYAEYKGFFHLGMVTRNERNAIIQHGTMTMVRRSVLEQVGCWGISTITEDTELGLRIFEQGHEAVYIDQSYGHGLIPDTFTDYKKQRHRWAYGAMQILREHAGQLLGFKQSKLTAGQRYHFVSGWLPWIADGINLVFTLLAVVWSGLMLFDPLAFNAPPLLISVVPIMFFAFKITKLFTLYLVQVKASFRTAMAATLAGLSLSYAIGRATLSGLFVGRKIPFIRTPKMASRMAVLHAVNAARDESVLAFVLLCAVGLIYFRLGFDSKENLAWCLVLISQSLPFVAAFVVSLLSAAPTRAVVHNEIGVKQS, translated from the coding sequence ATGCCCTCCGTTTTTGCACTGTTTGCTTTTGTGTTGCTGGTTGTCGGGGGTTACGGTTATATCAACCAACCTGCTCAGGAGCCGCCCTGGAATCAGGTTATTCCAGGCTTCGCGTTTTCGCCCTACCAGGCCGGGCAAAGCCCCATCGACAACATCGAACCCAAGCTTGAAGACATCAACCGGGATTTGTCTCTGTTGGCCGGTAAAACGCTGGCCATTCGCACTTACACCGTGGCGGGTATTTTCGGAGAAATTCCCGCGCTGGCCAAAGCACACAACATCAATGTGGCCTTGGGTGCGTGGTTAAGCCCCGACCTGCAAGCCAATGAAAAAGAACTTGAGCGTTTGCTGAGTGTGGCCCACAGCCCACCCTACAACGTAGTCCGCCTGATTGTGGGCAACGAAGCCTTGCTGCGAGAAGACCTGAACCTGAAGCAGATGACTGCTTACCTGGACCAGGTGCGCGCTGAAACGGATATTCCTGTGAGCACTGCAGAGCCCTGGCATGTGTGGCTGAAAAACCCGGAGCTGGCTGAGCATGTGGATTACCTTGCTGTGCATTTGCTGCCTTTCTGGGAAGGCATTGCGCTGGACGACGCGGTTAATTTTTCGATCAATACCTACAAGCGATTGCAGTTGGCGTTTCCTGACAAACCAATTGTGGTGACTGAAGTGGGTTGGCCCAGCAATGGGCGCTCGATCAAGCAGGCCGACGCATCCCAGGCCAACCAGGCCAAGTTTTTGCGTCGCTTCATTCAGCGTGCTGAACAAGAAGACATCGTGTTCTACGTGATGGAGGCTTTTGATCAACCCTGGAAGTCAGATATTGAAGGCAGTGTAGGCGGGCACTGGGGTGTATTTGATTCATTCCGCGAGGCAAAGTTTGAACCCGATCGTCCAATTATTGCCATACCGCAATGGAAGTTACTAGCAGCCGCATCCATCGTGGTGGCGTTGATGATGACCTTCCTGTTGCTGATCGACAGTAAAACCCTGCGCGACAGCGGACGCACTTTTTTGATTTTCAATGCCTTTGTCATTTCATCCCTGATTATTTACGTGATCTACGATTTCACCCTGCAGTACCACACTTGGGCCAGTGTGGCCATTTCCGTGTTTTTGTTGCTGGGCGTGGTGGGGGTATTTGTGATCGTGATGTCGGAAGCCCATGAATGGGCCGAAGCCATGTGGTACAGCAGCCGGCGCAGGCTGTTGACCTTGCCCAAGCGCGGTGAGGCTGAGACGGCGCTTGCAAAAGGCCATCAGCCGTTTGTGTCTATTCATGTGCCGGCCTATGAAGAGCCACCGGAAATGCTGATCGACACCTTGAATGCACTGGCCCGGCTGGATTACCCCAATTTCGAAGTGATTGTGGTGGACAACAACACGAAAGATGAAACCACCTGGCGCCCGGTGCAGGCGCATTGCCAGCAGTTGGACCAACAGTCAGGTAAGCGCTTCCGGTTCTTTCATGTAAGCCCCTTGAGTGGATACAAAGCAGGTGCCTTGAACTATGCACTGGAGCGAACCTGCCCGCAAGCCGAAGTGGTGGCTGTGATTGATGCAGATTACAAAGTGTTGCCGCATTGGCTGAAAGACCTTGCCCCCGAGTTTGAAAAACCCGAGATTGCGATTGTGCAAGCCCCGCAAGACTATCGCGATGGTGTGGACAGTGCATTCAAATCCGTGTGCTACGCCGAGTACAAGGGCTTTTTTCATTTGGGCATGGTGACCCGCAATGAGCGCAACGCAATTATTCAGCACGGCACCATGACCATGGTTCGCCGATCGGTGCTTGAGCAGGTGGGGTGTTGGGGGATCAGCACCATTACCGAGGACACGGAACTGGGGCTGCGAATTTTTGAGCAGGGCCATGAAGCGGTGTACATCGACCAAAGCTATGGGCACGGTTTAATTCCCGACACTTTTACCGATTACAAAAAACAGCGACACCGCTGGGCTTATGGCGCCATGCAAATTTTGCGCGAACACGCAGGCCAGTTGCTCGGTTTCAAACAAAGCAAGTTAACCGCAGGCCAACGCTACCACTTTGTGTCGGGCTGGTTGCCCTGGATCGCCGATGGCATCAATCTGGTTTTTACCTTGCTCGCTGTGGTGTGGTCGGGATTGATGTTGTTCGATCCTTTGGCCTTCAATGCACCGCCGCTATTGATTAGCGTGGTCCCCATCATGTTTTTTGCATTTAAAATCACCAAGCTGTTTACGCTGTATCTGGTGCAGGTCAAGGCCAGTTTTCGCACCGCCATGGCAGCTACTTTGGCAGGCTTGTCGCTGAGTTATGCAATCGGGCGAGCGACCTTGTCGGGTTTGTTCGTGGGGCGAAAAATTCCTTTCATTCGCACGCCAAAAATGGCCAGTCGGATGGCTGTATTGCATGCGGTGAATGCAGCGCGTGATGAATCCGTTTTGGCTTTTGTGTTGTTGTGTGCAGTGGGATTGATTTATTTTCGGTTGGGCTTTGATTCCAAAGAAAACCTGGCTTGGTGCCTTGTTCTGATTTCTCAAAGCTTGCCCTTTGTCGCGGCGTTTGTCGTTTCCTTACTCAGTGCTGCGCCCACCAGGGCTGTGGTGCACAATGAAATTGGTGTAAAGCAGTCATGA
- a CDS encoding sulfatase-like hydrolase/transferase, producing the protein MSSTDTALRGSLGLGLGGTNEVSKWRFSGQLLLALIFLNSTLCFSAIWPTVYVLPDLGVSPEFVCLIMLLSAWVAVFGKPSVRALGVVSALYLLMAFGHYADVVVPNLLGRPVNLYWDVPQLPRFVWVTVQGLPVWLTAVVVLLVCAAVWAYYRLLLVAMHTVSNAVQPVSKTLWLWSALLLAGMVVLVNYSEDPDKPTFVSKAVVPVYWKEAMKLRDILVPSRAAQLLPATTVIDEALANPHTPALAALNNRDVHMIFLETYGAVLYDQKDSSDAVAQTRAQLEKSILASGRNVVSAFYVSPTIGGASDLAHLSVLSGIDLKDSRKHDVLLTTQRPTLLDVFEREGYETFGLYHSVGWEWVERAFYSFDQYIDGPALNYEGPAFGFWKIPDQYAAARVEQLYPRNESAKPRFTFFPTISSHFPFHQVPPYQPDWKKLLSPQPFDSAAAARAQAEPVNWEYMKPDYLRTINYTNTWLAGYFSQPEPRETVYVMIGDHQPTGSVSREPTPWDVPVFIVSKDQRLLDRFRAMGFTDGLTPKTRAPQGSLHNLTSVLLMGFGRTGMD; encoded by the coding sequence ATGAGTTCTACAGATACAGCACTGCGAGGCAGTCTTGGCTTGGGCCTCGGTGGTACCAACGAGGTGTCGAAGTGGCGCTTCAGCGGTCAATTGTTGTTGGCCTTGATCTTTTTAAATTCCACCCTTTGCTTCTCGGCCATTTGGCCCACGGTGTATGTGCTGCCCGACCTGGGCGTATCGCCCGAGTTTGTGTGCCTGATCATGTTGCTTTCCGCATGGGTTGCGGTGTTTGGCAAGCCGTCCGTGCGGGCACTGGGTGTTGTTTCTGCGCTGTATTTGCTGATGGCATTTGGTCACTATGCCGATGTGGTGGTGCCCAATTTATTGGGGCGCCCGGTCAATTTGTATTGGGATGTGCCACAGCTTCCGCGCTTTGTGTGGGTTACCGTGCAGGGCTTGCCCGTGTGGCTGACAGCCGTGGTTGTGCTTTTGGTTTGTGCCGCTGTGTGGGCTTATTACCGGCTGCTGCTAGTTGCCATGCACACCGTGAGCAACGCAGTGCAACCTGTTTCAAAAACGCTGTGGTTGTGGAGTGCCTTGCTGTTGGCTGGCATGGTGGTACTTGTTAATTATTCCGAAGATCCGGACAAGCCCACCTTTGTGTCCAAGGCTGTAGTACCGGTTTACTGGAAAGAGGCGATGAAACTGCGCGACATACTGGTGCCCTCGCGTGCGGCGCAGTTGTTGCCAGCCACCACGGTGATCGACGAGGCCTTGGCCAACCCGCACACACCCGCCTTGGCGGCGCTGAACAACCGCGATGTGCACATGATTTTTCTGGAAACATATGGCGCTGTACTTTATGACCAGAAAGATTCTTCAGATGCCGTTGCACAAACCCGTGCACAACTTGAAAAGTCCATTTTGGCCAGCGGCCGCAATGTGGTGTCTGCATTTTATGTGTCGCCGACCATTGGCGGTGCAAGCGACCTTGCGCACTTGTCGGTGTTGTCGGGCATTGATTTGAAAGACTCGCGCAAACACGATGTGCTGTTAACCACCCAGCGGCCGACCTTGCTCGATGTGTTTGAGCGAGAGGGTTACGAAACCTTTGGCCTTTATCATTCTGTCGGTTGGGAGTGGGTTGAGCGCGCCTTTTACAGCTTTGACCAATACATTGATGGCCCTGCCTTGAACTACGAAGGCCCGGCATTTGGTTTCTGGAAAATTCCAGACCAATATGCTGCTGCGCGCGTAGAGCAGTTGTACCCGCGCAATGAATCGGCCAAGCCCCGGTTTACTTTTTTCCCGACCATTTCAAGCCACTTTCCGTTTCATCAAGTGCCGCCGTATCAGCCTGACTGGAAAAAGCTGTTGAGCCCCCAGCCATTCGATTCGGCAGCCGCAGCCCGCGCACAAGCCGAGCCAGTGAACTGGGAATACATGAAGCCCGATTACTTGCGCACAATCAATTACACCAATACCTGGTTGGCGGGTTATTTCAGCCAGCCAGAGCCACGAGAAACCGTGTATGTGATGATTGGTGACCATCAGCCTACGGGCAGCGTGTCGCGAGAACCGACACCATGGGACGTGCCTGTATTCATTGTTTCAAAAGACCAGCGCCTGCTGGACCGCTTCAGGGCCATGGGTTTTACGGATGGATTAACGCCCAAAACGCGCGCGCCACAGGGTAGTTTGCATAACCTGACTTCTGTGTTGCTGATGGGTTTTGGCCGAACCGGAATGGATTAA
- a CDS encoding alpha/beta fold hydrolase — protein sequence MTYKTIYLQHDNLRLSAMVQGPENGPVAMLVHGFPDTPHSWNGVADGLAQAGYLVVRPWLRGYTPGSVSPSAAYDPFNAGLDLLAWRHLFQGREVHLVGHDWGAVAGMAAAATDPQAWTTLSLLAIPPFQKVERAWRLLPKQLVLSAYMLEMQSASAPARLVDNQFGRIRAFWNSWSPGWKYAESEIQPVFDAFSNSGVAWAATRYYRSLFTLHHAPTRSIYALSRKPLKVPTLVLAGENDGCMQAALLEPMVDARYFPKGVRSCTLRGCGHFLQAEQPGAVLQELLAHLRGQDRIH from the coding sequence ATGACGTATAAAACGATTTACCTGCAACACGACAATTTGCGGCTTAGTGCCATGGTGCAAGGTCCGGAAAATGGGCCAGTCGCCATGCTTGTGCATGGTTTTCCCGACACGCCACACAGTTGGAACGGTGTGGCCGATGGGCTGGCACAGGCGGGCTATCTTGTGGTGCGGCCGTGGCTTCGCGGGTACACCCCCGGTTCAGTCAGCCCAAGCGCTGCTTATGATCCGTTCAATGCCGGGCTTGACTTGTTGGCCTGGCGACATTTATTTCAAGGGCGTGAGGTTCACCTGGTGGGGCATGATTGGGGTGCCGTGGCTGGTATGGCCGCCGCGGCCACAGATCCACAGGCCTGGACAACACTCAGCCTGCTGGCCATTCCGCCATTTCAAAAAGTGGAAAGGGCTTGGCGATTATTGCCCAAGCAGCTGGTACTTTCTGCTTACATGCTCGAAATGCAATCCGCCTCTGCGCCAGCCAGGTTGGTGGACAACCAGTTTGGTCGAATTCGGGCTTTCTGGAACAGTTGGTCCCCGGGCTGGAAATATGCAGAGTCCGAGATTCAACCCGTGTTCGATGCATTCTCAAATTCGGGGGTAGCCTGGGCTGCTACCCGTTATTACCGCTCGCTGTTTACCTTGCACCATGCGCCAACCCGTTCTATTTATGCCTTGTCCAGAAAACCATTGAAGGTACCTACGCTGGTACTGGCAGGTGAAAATGATGGTTGCATGCAGGCGGCCCTGCTTGAGCCCATGGTCGATGCCCGATATTTTCCGAAAGGGGTACGAAGTTGCACCTTGAGGGGCTGCGGTCATTTTCTTCAAGCTGAGCAACCAGGCGCAGTGCTGCAAGAACTTCTTGCGCATCTGCGTGGTCAAGATAGAATTCACTGA
- a CDS encoding ATP-grasp domain-containing protein, which translates to MPHPKTLLLFNYDWDAQGADRLRAQWPSVVSGFDLFTFPSNARLAWFDTERFVAKAAVLAKLHGAKAVASSHEQFGALCAALLAEKMGWPGTPVNAILACQHKLHAREVLEQVAPEANLPFARLNAAYGGPVPKGIEYPQFVKPVKAAFSVLSRQVKSAQELHDHTRFGPWELWVIKHLVEPFERISKKRLPEAGTAHSMMLEAPMRGRQYNLDGYVWQGEVRPLGVVDEVMYPNTDAFMRFEYPSKLHTDVQARAADVARRFLNAVGFDHGLFNMEFFHDEATGKITVIEFNPRMASQFSDLYLRVDGIDLHEIAFALAHGIDPATLARQAPTAGATASFVYRSFDQKAAVQFPSFVQKAAFRKAFPDALLFEYPKDAKELHRDFKWLRSYRYGIVHLGGENPRDLRDRCEQASALLGWPAPYLEDPAGTVFSETGQFIDLIQPRTGEVF; encoded by the coding sequence ATGCCTCATCCAAAAACGCTGCTGCTGTTTAACTACGACTGGGACGCCCAGGGCGCGGACCGGCTTCGTGCCCAGTGGCCCAGTGTGGTTTCAGGCTTTGATTTGTTCACTTTCCCGAGCAACGCGCGCCTGGCCTGGTTTGACACAGAACGTTTTGTGGCCAAAGCGGCCGTTTTAGCCAAACTGCATGGCGCCAAGGCCGTTGCGTCCAGCCACGAACAATTTGGCGCACTGTGCGCTGCCTTGCTGGCCGAAAAAATGGGCTGGCCCGGCACGCCCGTGAATGCCATTCTGGCTTGCCAGCACAAATTGCATGCCCGCGAGGTACTGGAACAAGTTGCACCCGAGGCGAACCTGCCTTTTGCGCGTTTAAATGCGGCCTATGGCGGCCCAGTGCCAAAAGGCATCGAATACCCGCAATTTGTGAAACCCGTGAAGGCCGCATTCTCGGTGCTGTCACGACAAGTTAAAAGTGCCCAGGAACTTCACGACCACACACGCTTTGGCCCCTGGGAACTGTGGGTGATCAAGCACCTGGTGGAACCTTTCGAGCGAATTTCAAAAAAACGCCTTCCTGAAGCAGGCACTGCACACAGCATGATGCTGGAAGCCCCCATGCGCGGGCGGCAATACAACCTGGATGGTTACGTGTGGCAGGGCGAGGTTCGGCCACTGGGCGTGGTTGACGAGGTCATGTACCCGAACACCGATGCGTTCATGCGCTTTGAATACCCCAGCAAGTTGCACACTGATGTACAAGCCCGCGCAGCCGATGTGGCCAGGCGCTTTCTGAATGCGGTCGGTTTTGATCACGGCCTGTTCAACATGGAATTTTTCCATGACGAAGCCACCGGCAAAATCACCGTGATTGAATTCAATCCACGCATGGCCTCGCAGTTTTCCGACTTGTACTTGCGCGTCGACGGCATTGACCTGCATGAAATTGCATTTGCGCTGGCTCATGGCATAGACCCAGCCACGCTGGCACGCCAGGCGCCCACAGCAGGTGCCACCGCCAGCTTTGTGTACCGTTCATTCGACCAAAAGGCTGCAGTGCAGTTTCCCAGCTTTGTGCAAAAGGCCGCTTTCCGAAAAGCTTTCCCCGATGCCTTGCTGTTTGAATACCCCAAAGACGCCAAAGAATTACACCGGGATTTCAAATGGCTGCGAAGTTACCGCTATGGAATTGTCCACTTGGGAGGCGAAAACCCACGTGATCTTCGTGACCGCTGCGAACAGGCCAGTGCGCTGCTGGGTTGGCCAGCCCCCTACCTTGAAGACCCGGCAGGAACTGTTTTCAGCGAAACTGGTCAGTTCATCGACTTGATTCAACCACGCACAGGAGAAGTATTTTGA
- a CDS encoding YHS domain-containing (seleno)protein, which translates to MIITRTQKLWIAASLVLGLSGCSAMTAQNPASELTPVNAAEMEGADRLMLFGADVVAYITQNAYVQGTPEFKSTYQEVDFHFSSAEHKALFDAEPTQYIPQYGGYCANGIMFGIPWGGNASDFRVVNGKTYIFGGTVSQAAFELEMEKNIALADDYWEQEVKGNNSFIQRAKRLVIRVPHYKTGEEQAAEVQAAGKLGS; encoded by the coding sequence TTGATCATCACACGCACCCAAAAACTATGGATTGCTGCCAGCCTGGTGCTCGGTCTAAGTGGATGTAGCGCCATGACCGCCCAGAACCCTGCCAGCGAACTGACACCTGTCAACGCCGCAGAAATGGAAGGCGCAGACCGCCTGATGCTGTTTGGCGCAGACGTGGTGGCCTACATTACCCAGAATGCCTATGTACAAGGCACCCCAGAATTCAAAAGTACCTACCAAGAAGTGGACTTCCACTTCTCTAGCGCCGAGCACAAGGCTCTTTTCGACGCCGAACCCACCCAATACATTCCCCAATATGGCGGTTACTGCGCCAACGGCATCATGTTTGGCATTCCTTGGGGCGGTAACGCAAGCGACTTCCGCGTGGTGAATGGCAAAACCTATATTTTTGGGGGCACAGTGTCGCAAGCAGCCTTCGAACTTGAAATGGAGAAAAACATTGCCTTGGCCGATGATTACTGGGAGCAAGAGGTGAAAGGTAACAACAGCTTCATTCAACGCGCCAAGCGCTTGGTGATTCGCGTGCCACATTACAAAACAGGAGAAGAACAGGCTGCTGAAGTTCAGGCCGCAGGAAAGCTGGGCAGCTAA